In Rubrivirga marina, the following are encoded in one genomic region:
- a CDS encoding cupin domain-containing protein translates to MPPYPYTIDNGLGERLTFVRRIATPRGARLEGKTLVAPGAGPPMHVHHFEDEAFTVAEGRLGYERAGEPPAFAGPGETVIFRAGEAHRFWNAGDGDLRCSGWIEPAGNVEYLLRELFASQKRNGGSRPDPFDAAFLAHRYRSEFSMTAIPAFVRRLVFPIVVALGHVLGKYAAYADAPAPLDRPAGPSPVTPPIAGPRRAVTPAA, encoded by the coding sequence ATGCCCCCCTACCCCTACACCATCGACAACGGCCTCGGTGAGCGGCTCACGTTCGTCCGCCGGATCGCGACCCCACGCGGGGCCCGCCTGGAAGGCAAGACCCTCGTCGCCCCAGGCGCCGGGCCGCCGATGCACGTTCACCACTTCGAGGACGAGGCGTTCACCGTCGCCGAGGGCCGGCTCGGGTACGAGCGGGCGGGCGAACCGCCGGCCTTCGCGGGACCGGGCGAGACGGTCATCTTCCGCGCGGGCGAGGCCCACCGGTTTTGGAACGCCGGCGACGGCGACCTCCGGTGCTCGGGGTGGATCGAGCCGGCCGGCAACGTCGAGTATCTCCTCCGTGAGCTGTTCGCGTCGCAGAAGCGGAACGGGGGCAGCCGGCCGGACCCGTTCGACGCGGCGTTCCTCGCGCACCGCTACCGGAGCGAGTTCTCGATGACGGCGATCCCGGCATTCGTCCGGAGGCTCGTCTTTCCCATCGTGGTCGCTCTCGGACACGTTCTCGGGAAGTACGCGGCGTACGCCGACGCCCCCGCCCCGCTCGACCGGCCGGCAGGCCCGTCGCCCGTCACTCCACCCATCGCCGGGCCGAGGCGGGCCGTTACGCCGGCTGCATGA
- a CDS encoding helix-turn-helix transcriptional regulator: protein MALSLTSADLARMEVATRTLLSPLAAPSVDAWRAEAMRAFADALGAETATFTLAGQPQVVVAHGLDDQTARGIDAFTSGPWSGAGPSPDPALDVFYDALVRHDVGVWDFYVTDKLLGGQGLAWGTTFYNEVLAPGRAHETHAVFVPGASGAAMLTAHAFRRSPEPGETLPLLAALRPAFAAGLDALARHAAHRRALDALDQPVAAFDADGRETHRTPALAAALAADPDRERVEIELRALAAGLRALAFPRAGGAPALPVVAREVSTARGRYALRGVLVGPEAFGGTDALLVSVEVPGGPAFPSPEALRARFGLTKREAEVALLLTEGLTNDALAARMFVSPHTARHHVEAVLLKLDVPGRAAVAARLLQPA, encoded by the coding sequence ATGGCGCTCTCGCTCACGTCGGCCGACCTGGCCCGGATGGAGGTCGCCACCCGCACCCTCCTCTCCCCACTCGCCGCGCCGTCCGTGGACGCGTGGAGGGCCGAGGCCATGCGCGCGTTCGCCGACGCGCTCGGTGCGGAGACGGCCACGTTCACGCTCGCGGGCCAGCCCCAGGTCGTGGTGGCGCACGGCCTGGACGACCAGACGGCCCGCGGGATCGACGCGTTCACGTCCGGTCCCTGGTCCGGCGCCGGCCCCTCGCCCGACCCCGCCCTGGACGTGTTCTACGACGCGCTCGTCCGTCACGACGTCGGCGTCTGGGACTTCTACGTGACCGACAAGCTGCTCGGCGGACAGGGGCTCGCGTGGGGCACGACGTTCTACAACGAGGTCCTCGCGCCTGGCCGCGCCCACGAGACCCACGCGGTCTTCGTCCCCGGCGCGTCGGGGGCGGCCATGCTGACCGCCCACGCCTTCCGGCGGTCGCCGGAACCCGGCGAGACCCTCCCCCTGCTCGCCGCGCTCCGCCCCGCGTTCGCAGCCGGTCTCGACGCGCTCGCCCGCCACGCCGCCCACCGCCGGGCGCTCGACGCGCTCGACCAGCCCGTCGCCGCGTTCGACGCCGACGGCCGCGAGACGCACCGGACCCCCGCGCTCGCCGCCGCGCTCGCCGCCGACCCCGACCGCGAGCGCGTCGAGATCGAGCTCCGCGCGCTCGCGGCCGGCCTCCGCGCCCTCGCGTTCCCCCGAGCTGGGGGCGCGCCCGCCCTGCCGGTCGTCGCCCGCGAAGTGTCGACGGCGCGCGGGCGCTACGCGCTCCGCGGGGTGCTCGTCGGGCCCGAGGCGTTCGGAGGGACCGACGCCCTCCTCGTGTCGGTCGAGGTGCCGGGAGGGCCGGCCTTCCCGTCCCCCGAGGCCCTGCGCGCCCGGTTCGGGCTGACGAAGCGGGAGGCCGAGGTGGCCCTCCTCCTCACCGAGGGGCTCACGAACGACGCCCTCGCCGCGCGGATGTTCGTCTCGCCCCACACGGCCCGGCACCACGTCGAGGCGGTGCTGCTCAAGCTCGACGTGCCCGGCCGGGCCGCCGTCGCCGCGAGGCTCCTCCAGCCCGCCTGA
- a CDS encoding quercetin 2,3-dioxygenase: MEIEALPTLLTSPRRVHYVGPERVEVLLSTDETDGQFGMFTSDVPPASGPPPHVHERESETLYVASGRFEFWVDGETVVCDPGQVAHVPAGVPHTFRNLSEHESRLVVVVAPGGFEGYFAAVGTPEPGVVDGEVVERLMAAAPDFHIAFLPPPSAAGAR; this comes from the coding sequence ATGGAAATCGAGGCCCTGCCCACTCTCCTCACCTCCCCCCGCCGCGTCCACTACGTCGGCCCCGAGCGCGTCGAGGTGCTCCTCTCGACCGACGAGACCGACGGCCAGTTCGGGATGTTCACCTCGGACGTCCCGCCCGCGAGCGGCCCGCCGCCGCACGTCCACGAGCGCGAGAGCGAGACGCTCTACGTCGCCAGCGGCCGGTTCGAGTTCTGGGTCGACGGCGAGACCGTCGTCTGCGATCCGGGCCAAGTGGCCCACGTCCCGGCCGGCGTGCCCCACACCTTCCGGAACCTCAGCGAACACGAGAGCCGCCTCGTCGTGGTCGTCGCGCCGGGCGGGTTCGAGGGGTACTTCGCCGCGGTGGGCACGCCCGAGCCGGGCGTCGTCGACGGCGAGGTCGTCGAGCGGCTGATGGCTGCCGCCCCCGACTTCCACATCGCGTTCCTCCCGCCGCCCTCGGCTGCCGGCGCACGCTGA
- a CDS encoding helix-turn-helix transcriptional regulator, with product MHGHDDAHAEMLRTFCGPVAEGGGGPDPLLDEAYRLITRPGTAVGDLHTVDHLLGATGTAFNTLFYHEVLRPFGTADAQSIVCATPAGIVHLTATQLRRPPEPGEHVPLLRVLAPALTAGLDALGRLAAHRRSLDVVQDPLAAFDADGREAHRNPALVAALAADPERERVEGALRLVARALAPLAFKATGAAPTPVVREVQTACGRYTLRGVLVAPGAFGGTDAFLVTVDPPGGPALPTHEAVRARHGLTRREAEVALLLAEGLSNEALGARLFVSKHTARHHVEAILLKLDVPGRAAVAARLMQPA from the coding sequence GTGCACGGGCACGACGACGCCCACGCCGAGATGCTGCGCACGTTCTGCGGTCCTGTCGCCGAAGGGGGCGGCGGGCCGGACCCGCTCCTCGACGAGGCGTACCGGCTGATCACGCGGCCGGGGACGGCGGTGGGCGACCTCCACACCGTCGACCACCTGCTCGGCGCGACGGGGACGGCCTTCAACACGCTGTTCTACCACGAGGTGCTCCGCCCCTTCGGCACGGCCGACGCGCAGTCCATCGTCTGCGCCACGCCCGCCGGGATCGTCCACCTCACGGCGACGCAGCTCCGCCGCCCGCCCGAGCCCGGCGAGCACGTGCCGCTGTTGCGCGTGCTCGCGCCGGCCCTCACCGCCGGGCTCGACGCGCTCGGCCGGCTCGCGGCGCACCGGCGCTCACTCGACGTCGTCCAAGACCCACTCGCCGCGTTCGACGCCGACGGGCGCGAGGCGCACCGCAACCCCGCGCTCGTCGCCGCCCTCGCCGCCGACCCCGAGCGCGAGCGGGTCGAGGGAGCGCTCCGGCTCGTCGCCCGCGCGCTCGCCCCGCTCGCGTTCAAGGCGACCGGCGCGGCGCCCACGCCGGTCGTGCGCGAGGTGCAGACGGCCTGCGGGCGCTACACGCTCCGCGGCGTGCTCGTCGCGCCGGGCGCCTTCGGTGGGACCGACGCCTTCCTCGTGACGGTCGACCCGCCGGGCGGGCCGGCGCTCCCAACGCACGAGGCGGTCCGCGCGCGGCACGGGCTGACGCGGCGGGAGGCCGAGGTGGCCCTCCTCCTCGCCGAGGGGCTGAGCAACGAGGCGCTGGGCGCGCGGCTGTTCGTCTCGAAGCACACGGCGCGGCACCACGTCGAGGCCATCCTCCTCAAGCTCGACGTGCCCGGCCGCGCGGCCGTCGCCGCCCGGCTCATGCAGCCGGCGTAA